One Magnetococcales bacterium genomic window, AACCATTATTTGCGGCCAGGGTTACCTGATTTGGTTGCAGTTGGTGATGCCTGTTGGTTTCAGTTGGGGATGGGATCAAGATAATCATGCCGACCCGGGCCGGGCTTAAGGGCTGGCTTGAGGGATCCAACGGAGAACAGATTGATGGAAGAAAAAAGTGAAAAGGTGTTCGATGCCATCCAGGAGAAGCTGGTTCTCCTAAGGGGGCATCTTTGACTACGACAATGGCAAAAAACGCCTGGAGGAGCTGAATGCCCTCAGCGAAGATCCCGATCTATGGGCCAATCCTGATCGAGCCCGGGATATGATGCGGGAAAAGAGCCTGCTGGAAAAATCCATTGGCGAGTGGGATGCGCTCTCGGCTGAAGTGACCGATGGCCAGGAAATGTTGGCCCTGGCCGGTGAAGAAGAGGATGAGGAGGTGCTGGCTGAGGTGCGGGATCAGGCCAATGCCCTCTTGAGCCGGGTGGAGGCCCTGGAGCTACAGCGCATGCTGTCAGGGGAGGTGGATGCCAATAACGCCTTTTTTGAGATTCATCCCGGGGCTGGAGGCACCGAATCCCAGGACTGGGCGGAAATGCTGCTGCGGATGTATCTGCGCTATTGTGAAAGTCACGGCTACAAGACCGAGGTGGTGGATTATCAACCAGGGGATGAAGCTGGCTGCAAGTCGGTGAGTGTGCGGGTGGAAGGGGATTTTGCCTACGGTTATCTCAAGACCGAGGGGGGCATTCACCGCTTGGTGCGCATCAGCCCGTTTGACGCCTCAGCCCGGCGCCACACCTCTTTCAGCTCGGTTTATGTCTATCCGGAAATCGATGATTCCATCGAAGTGGAAATCGACGATAAGGATCTGCGCATCGATACCTACCGGGCTTCGGGCGCAGGGGGGCAGCACGTCAATAAAACCTCCTCCGCCATCCGCATCACCCACCACCCCACAGGGATTGTGGTGCAGTGCCAGAGTGGCCGCTCCCAGCATCGCAACAAGGAAGAGGCCATGCGGATGTTGACGGCTCGCCTCTACCAGTTGGAGCTGGATAAGCGGGCTGAAGACGCCAAGGCGTTGAACGACGCCAAAACCGATATCGGCTGGGGACATCAGATCCGCTCCTATGTGCTCCACCCCTACCGGATGGTCAAGGATGTGCGTACCGGGGTGGAAAAGAGCAATGCCGACGCCGTGTTGGACGGCGACCTGGACGAATTTATCAAGGCGGCTCTGGCTGACCGGATTGGCGAATAAACCGGTCGGATCGACGGCTTGGGGGGAAGCCGTCGTGGGCCGATCAGGGAAAATGGATCCGGATGAGAGGCGTTTTGAGCCTCCCATGCTGCTTCGGATTGAAACCCCTGCCCGGATTCAAAAGCACGATTCCAGGGGAGCCCGAACACCCAGGAACCCATCGAACCTGATTTTTTTATGCCGCAACGTGGCTCGGGTCCACACCGGCAAACCGCTTATGGAAGAGATTCATGGCCAAGGAAGAAAACCCCCAAATCGCCGCCCGCAAAGTGAAGCTCGATGCCTTGAAGGAAGCAGGCGTCAACCCTTATCCCAACAATTTTAAACCAGCCAACCCCCTGGGCGGTATCACCGAAAAACACGATCATCTCCAAGAGGAAGCCGCCCTGGCCGATGTGCGGGTCAAATCCGCCGGGCGGATCATGCTTTTGCGCCATATGGGCAAGCTGACCTTTGCCCACATCGAAGATGAGAGTGGCCGGATGCAGATCGCGGTGATGCGGGATCTGGTGGGAGCTGATCTCTATCGTACGGTGTTTCGCAAGATCGAGGTGGGAGATATTCTGGGGGTTGAAGGGTTTCTGTTTCGAACCCGTACCGGCGAGTTGACCATTCGGGTGGAGCGGTTTCAACTGCTCTCCAAGGCTGTGCGTCCCCTGCCGGAAAAGTGGCACGGCCTGGAGGATCTGGAGACCCGCTATCGCCAGCGGTATGTCGATCTGATCGTCAATCCCGGCGTTCGGGATCTCTTTCGGGTGCGCTCCAGGGTGATTCACCTGATCCGGGAATTTTTGGTGGAGCGGGATTTTTTGGAGGTGGAAACCCCCATGATGCATCCCATCCCCGGAGGAGCGGTGGCCCGGCCCTTTGTCACCCACCACAACGCTTTGGATGTGGATCTCTATCTGCGTATCGCCCCGGAGCTGTATCTCAAGCGGCTCATTGTCGGCGGTTTTGAGCGGGTGTTCGAGATCAACCG contains:
- the prfB gene encoding peptide chain release factor 2 (programmed frameshift), encoding MEEKSEKVFDAIQEKLVLLRGHLDYDNGKKRLEELNALSEDPDLWANPDRARDMMREKSLLEKSIGEWDALSAEVTDGQEMLALAGEEEDEEVLAEVRDQANALLSRVEALELQRMLSGEVDANNAFFEIHPGAGGTESQDWAEMLLRMYLRYCESHGYKTEVVDYQPGDEAGCKSVSVRVEGDFAYGYLKTEGGIHRLVRISPFDASARRHTSFSSVYVYPEIDDSIEVEIDDKDLRIDTYRASGAGGQHVNKTSSAIRITHHPTGIVVQCQSGRSQHRNKEEAMRMLTARLYQLELDKRAEDAKALNDAKTDIGWGHQIRSYVLHPYRMVKDVRTGVEKSNADAVLDGDLDEFIKAALADRIGE